From the Pseudomonas monsensis genome, the window GGCTATATTCCTGTACCTGAGCATAGTTGTCGCGGATTTAGTAGCGAATTGATGTCCCTGCCGATGGCTGGAAGCTGACACAGGATCGGGATTTTTGGTGACATGGGGGTGATGAAGGTCAAAAAATACTGACTTGAAATAACAATTCTTGGCTTTTCCCGGGATGTGATCAAAGGAACGAATTGATTCATTTACGGATTAAAAGAAAACAAACATCCGTATCTGTACTAGGCTTGAAGGCATGTCACTCAGCAATGGAGGCGGCCGTGCCTACCTCATCCCCAGCCCTCACCCCGCGTGAACAACTCGACGTCCCCGAAGCCGGGCGTGTTGCGTTGAAGTTCTTTTTCAACCTCATGGAGCGCTGGGGCTGCAACGCCGAGCAACAGCGAACGTTGCTGGGCGGCGTCGGCAACACCACGTTCTACAAGTACAAACACCTGCCGCCGAACATTCGCCTGCCACATGACACGCTGGAGCGCATCTCCTATCTGATGGGCATTCACAAGGCGTTGAGCATCATCTTCAGCAACAGCCGCGAGCGCGCCTACACGTGGGTCAGCAGCCCAAATACGGCTGCGCCATTCAATGGCCGAACGGCGCTGGATTACATGCTGGCGGGCAGGGTGGTCGACATCGCCGACGTGCGCCGCTACCTCGACGGGGTACGCGGTTGAAGGCCCCGCTGCTGGCCGAGCCGCAATGGCCCAAGGCCTATCGGATCGTCAACAGCAGCTTCCCGCCGATTGCGCTGTTCGAAGACGTGCTCGACCCCGAAGACCTGGAAATCGCCTACGCACTGGAAGCGCTGACCAACGATCGCCTGATCGAACAGGCCGGCGTCCTCGCCCGCGTGCGCCCCGAAGACCGACTCTCCGGTCCCGGTTCAACCCCGGTGATGGCGGCGTTTACCCACATCGGCAAAAGCAGCCGTTTCACCGACGGCACCTTCGGCGTCTACTACGCCGCCAGCAGCCAGGCCGCCGCCATCGCCGAAACCTGCTATCACCAGGAAAGGTTTCTCGCGGCCACCCAAGAAGCGGATCTTGAGTTGACCATGCGTACTTACGTCAATCGGGTGGTTAAGCCGCTGCATGATGTTCGTCACGACTTCCCGCATTTGCATCAACCTGATCCAGACGCCTATGGCCCATCCCAGGCGTTTGCCCGTCAACTGCGCGAGTCTGAGTCCTGGGGCCTGCTCTACAACAGCGTCCGTCTGCCGGGCCACGAATGTGTCGCCGCGCTCCGGCCGCCGGCGGTGTCGATTCCGAAACAGGGCAAGCATCTTCGTTATGTGTGGAGTGCGAGCCAGCGCAGGATTTCGTTTGTGTTTGAGATCAGTCAGGTTTGAAGCGCGAGGCGCTACACGTGTGATCGACAGGCCGCTCGCAGCCGACCTTGAGCAGTTGAAGGAAAAAAGGCAGCGATGCTCAATGAACTGGAGCAACTCCAGAAGGACTTGCTGGAGTCTATACGTCAGATGAGAGGCTTGATTTAGAAGGGTCAGAGAGTCGTAAGAATAGTAATCAGTCATATCTGACAGGCTTTTTAGGGGGAAACCCTAATTTTTTCCCTCACGCATATAGGGCGTCATGTGTGATCGCCTAGCTCATACAAGCGTTAAATTTCGCCCTTCCTCAGACCGCGATGCGGATCATCTAGTCTTTGAAAACTCAGGCCCCAAGGTGCACCGGTACGAGGTGTGCCCTGTAAGGGCGCCAACTCAGTCTTTTAACAGGTCAGGTCTATACAGAACGGATGGGGATTCTCCGCGGATGTCGACTTCGAACAGCCAGCGACTGGATGTGTAGTGCTCATCATCAATCGACTTGGAATGCAGCGTGAAGTGGACCTCCACCCGATTCAGTTGATATTCGTGATCCCGAATACGTTTGACACCGAGGGGGAAGATTTCCCCGGCTGGGAATGCTGCTGAGGCACCCTGAGTTCCGATCAGGCTCCACTCTTCCATGGAGTCGATAATGATGAGTTCGTCACCAAGCACCATCTTCACATCGCTCAACCTCACCCAACACGGGTGGGGGCCAACGTTTGTTGGATGAATCGTGAGCCGGTAGCCCATCTCTTCTGGCGAGGATGCGATCTCAACTGCCCTG encodes:
- a CDS encoding MbcA/ParS/Xre antitoxin family protein — its product is MPTSSPALTPREQLDVPEAGRVALKFFFNLMERWGCNAEQQRTLLGGVGNTTFYKYKHLPPNIRLPHDTLERISYLMGIHKALSIIFSNSRERAYTWVSSPNTAAPFNGRTALDYMLAGRVVDIADVRRYLDGVRG
- a CDS encoding RES family NAD+ phosphorylase, coding for MKAPLLAEPQWPKAYRIVNSSFPPIALFEDVLDPEDLEIAYALEALTNDRLIEQAGVLARVRPEDRLSGPGSTPVMAAFTHIGKSSRFTDGTFGVYYAASSQAAAIAETCYHQERFLAATQEADLELTMRTYVNRVVKPLHDVRHDFPHLHQPDPDAYGPSQAFARQLRESESWGLLYNSVRLPGHECVAALRPPAVSIPKQGKHLRYVWSASQRRISFVFEISQV